One Cellulomonas sp. NS3 genomic region harbors:
- a CDS encoding cellulose binding domain-containing protein has protein sequence MRARGIAAGLLAAATAVGAGVVAAESAHAAIGCRVTYAVSNEWSTGFGAAVTVENLGDAVNGWTLAWDFPAGQTVTQAWNGVASQSGTTVSVKDAGYNAQVPSGGTVAFGFNGTWNGSANTAPTAFRLNGTACTGTVTPTPTATPTSTATPTPTPTVTTTPTTTTPPAGAWQAEDLDRGLISVRSGSGNLVQWRLLGTEAASTGFHVYRGGTRVTSSPVTGSTNYVDAGASASASYTVRAVVNGTEQAPSAPSLTFGNGYLDVPISKPGSGYVANDGSVGDLDGDGRLEIVLKWDPTNAKDNSQAGVTGNVYLDAYQLDGTRMWRIDLGRNIRAGAHYTQFQVYDYDGDGKAEVAVKTADGTRSGTGQVIGSASADHRNGDGYVLSGPEYFTVFQGQTGAIGATTDYVPARGTVSSWGDSYGNRVDRFLAGTAYLDGVRPSIIMARGYYTRAVVVAWDYRDGRLTRRWTFDSNASGNSTYAGQGNHSLTVGDVDGDGRQEILYGAAAIDDDGRGLWNTRYGHGDAGHLGDLIPSRPGLEYYKVTETASQPDSWMADARTGAILWRTPGTTDNGRGVSADIWAGSPGAESWSSSDSQLRNTSGTAVARKPSSANFLAWWDGDPVRELLDGTRIDKYGTGGDTRLLTGAGVHSNNGTKSTPTLSGDILGDWREEVVWATSDDSALRIYATPIATDTRVWTLLHDQQYRTAIAWQNTAYNQPPHPSFFLGAPFTLPAQPRVYVR, from the coding sequence ATGAGAGCACGAGGTATTGCGGCGGGGCTTCTCGCCGCCGCGACGGCGGTCGGCGCAGGGGTCGTCGCCGCGGAGAGCGCCCACGCGGCGATCGGCTGCCGCGTCACGTACGCGGTGTCGAACGAGTGGTCGACGGGGTTCGGCGCCGCCGTCACCGTCGAGAACCTGGGGGACGCGGTCAACGGCTGGACGCTGGCCTGGGACTTTCCCGCCGGGCAGACCGTGACGCAGGCGTGGAACGGCGTCGCGAGCCAGTCCGGCACGACCGTGAGCGTCAAGGACGCCGGCTACAACGCGCAGGTCCCGTCGGGCGGCACGGTCGCGTTCGGGTTCAACGGGACGTGGAACGGATCCGCGAACACCGCCCCGACGGCCTTCCGGCTGAACGGCACCGCGTGCACCGGGACGGTCACCCCGACCCCGACGGCGACCCCGACGTCCACGGCGACCCCCACTCCCACCCCGACCGTCACGACCACCCCCACGACGACCACCCCGCCCGCGGGTGCGTGGCAGGCCGAGGACCTCGACCGCGGCCTCATCAGCGTCCGGTCGGGCTCGGGCAACCTCGTGCAGTGGCGCCTGCTCGGCACCGAGGCCGCCTCGACGGGCTTCCACGTGTACCGCGGCGGCACGCGCGTGACGTCCTCGCCGGTCACGGGCTCGACGAACTACGTCGACGCGGGCGCGTCCGCGAGCGCGAGCTACACCGTGCGCGCGGTCGTGAACGGCACCGAGCAGGCGCCGTCGGCCCCGTCGCTGACCTTCGGCAACGGCTACCTCGACGTGCCGATCTCGAAGCCGGGCTCGGGCTACGTCGCCAACGACGGGTCCGTCGGCGACCTCGACGGCGACGGCCGGCTCGAGATCGTCCTCAAGTGGGACCCGACGAACGCCAAGGACAACTCGCAGGCCGGGGTCACCGGCAACGTGTACCTCGACGCGTACCAGCTCGACGGCACCCGCATGTGGCGCATCGACCTGGGCCGCAACATCCGCGCGGGCGCTCACTACACGCAGTTCCAGGTGTACGACTACGACGGCGACGGCAAGGCCGAGGTCGCCGTCAAGACGGCCGACGGCACCCGCTCGGGCACCGGCCAGGTCATCGGCAGCGCGAGCGCCGACCACCGCAACGGCGACGGGTACGTGCTCAGCGGCCCGGAGTACTTCACGGTCTTCCAGGGCCAGACCGGCGCGATCGGCGCCACGACCGACTACGTGCCCGCACGCGGCACCGTGTCGAGCTGGGGCGACTCCTACGGCAACCGCGTCGACCGCTTCCTCGCCGGGACGGCCTACCTCGACGGCGTGCGGCCGTCGATCATCATGGCGCGCGGCTACTACACGCGGGCCGTCGTGGTGGCCTGGGACTACCGCGACGGGAGGCTCACCCGCCGCTGGACGTTCGACTCGAACGCGTCGGGCAACAGCACCTACGCCGGCCAGGGCAACCACTCGCTGACCGTCGGGGACGTCGACGGCGACGGCCGCCAGGAGATCCTCTACGGCGCCGCCGCCATCGACGACGACGGCCGGGGGCTCTGGAACACCCGCTACGGGCACGGCGACGCGGGCCACCTGGGCGACCTCATCCCGAGCCGCCCGGGCCTCGAGTACTACAAGGTCACCGAGACCGCGTCGCAGCCCGACTCCTGGATGGCCGACGCGCGCACCGGGGCGATCCTGTGGCGCACGCCGGGCACGACGGACAACGGCCGCGGCGTCTCGGCCGACATCTGGGCCGGGAGCCCGGGCGCGGAGTCGTGGTCCTCGTCGGACTCCCAGCTCCGCAACACCTCTGGCACGGCGGTCGCCCGCAAGCCCTCGTCGGCGAACTTCCTGGCCTGGTGGGACGGCGACCCGGTCCGGGAGCTGCTCGACGGCACCCGCATCGACAAGTACGGCACGGGCGGCGACACCCGGCTGCTCACCGGCGCGGGCGTGCACAGCAACAACGGCACGAAGTCGACGCCCACGCTGTCGGGCGACATCCTCGGCGACTGGCGCGAGGAGGTCGTCTGGGCGACGTCGGACGACAGCGCGCTGCGCATCTACGCGACGCCGATCGCGACCGACACCCGCGTGTGGACGCTGCTGCACGACCAGCAGTACCGCACCGCGATCGCGTGGCAGAACACGGCGTACAACCAGCCGCCGCACCCCTCGTTCTTCCTGGGGGCACCGTTCACGCTCCCGGCGCAGCCGCGGGTGTACGTGCGCTGA
- a CDS encoding SGNH/GDSL hydrolase family protein yields MKRSWAFLAVTVALLAGPGAASALAGPADAASAATAVGAARADLADQGAQPDGGRHHPRPGRPLHVAIGDSLPAGQQSVPPAVDFPTTAALWKANGFVARFHAVLPRRLDCAPGRGRHGEDLDHRGRGCRGIALVNLSRTGIPGVAGGVTTETVLAPGDQLDQAVALLDARNHDRSRRNDVEVVTVSVGGNDLYGPAVAACVLATTPACLPTLETTFAGFVTRYDEILRTLREHAGPRTLILGMTYYNPLPFCDLGATDPERVRLLGDAILEGGTLGGATLPAGSNDRLREVAARHDVTVVDAFGLLGAGDFVGGSDCVHPDGDGHERLARAFAAALPR; encoded by the coding sequence GTGAAGCGCTCGTGGGCGTTCCTGGCCGTCACCGTCGCCCTGCTCGCCGGGCCGGGCGCCGCGAGCGCGCTCGCCGGTCCCGCGGACGCCGCGTCGGCCGCGACGGCGGTCGGCGCGGCCCGGGCGGACCTCGCCGACCAGGGCGCGCAGCCCGACGGCGGGCGTCACCACCCGCGGCCCGGCCGCCCGCTGCACGTCGCGATCGGCGACTCGCTCCCGGCCGGCCAGCAGTCGGTGCCCCCCGCGGTCGACTTCCCCACGACGGCCGCGCTGTGGAAGGCCAACGGGTTCGTGGCCCGGTTCCACGCCGTGCTCCCGCGCCGGCTGGACTGCGCTCCGGGGCGCGGCCGGCACGGCGAGGACCTCGACCACCGCGGGCGCGGCTGCCGCGGGATCGCGCTCGTGAACCTGTCCCGGACCGGGATCCCGGGCGTGGCCGGCGGCGTCACGACCGAGACGGTGCTGGCGCCCGGGGACCAGCTGGACCAGGCCGTCGCGCTGCTCGACGCCCGCAACCACGACCGCTCGCGCCGCAACGACGTCGAGGTCGTCACGGTCTCGGTCGGCGGCAACGACCTCTACGGGCCGGCCGTCGCGGCGTGCGTGCTGGCGACGACGCCCGCGTGCCTGCCGACGCTCGAGACGACGTTCGCGGGCTTCGTGACCCGGTACGACGAGATCCTGCGCACGCTCCGGGAGCACGCCGGACCCCGGACGCTCATCCTCGGGATGACGTACTACAACCCCCTCCCGTTCTGCGACCTCGGCGCGACCGACCCGGAGCGCGTGCGGCTGCTCGGCGACGCGATCCTCGAGGGCGGGACGCTCGGCGGCGCGACCCTGCCGGCCGGCTCCAACGACCGGCTCCGCGAGGTCGCCGCGCGCCACGACGTGACCGTCGTCGACGCGTTCGGGCTCCTGGGGGCCGGGGACTTCGTCGGCGGGTCCGACTGCGTGCACCCCGACGGCGACGGCCACGAGCGTCTGGCCCGCGCGTTCGCGGCGGCCCTCCCCCGCTGA
- a CDS encoding protein-tyrosine phosphatase family protein: protein MTELTSLTTEPVELPGVRPADPPTEMLPGRLWHGGCPVDFDWVTATGIRAVIDIADADAHPPAGATDGLLYLKAPLVDGDDLPDPALTLRLATLVAGLLDDGYRVLVHCTFGRNRSGLVVSLVVREALGLTGAEALAHVQQHREGTVNNARFAEWLRTLPAPR, encoded by the coding sequence GTGACCGAGCTGACCTCCCTGACGACCGAGCCGGTCGAGCTGCCCGGCGTGCGCCCCGCGGACCCGCCGACCGAGATGCTGCCGGGCCGGCTGTGGCACGGCGGCTGCCCGGTCGACTTCGACTGGGTCACGGCGACCGGGATCCGCGCGGTGATCGACATCGCCGACGCCGACGCGCACCCGCCGGCGGGCGCGACGGACGGGCTGCTCTACCTCAAGGCCCCGCTCGTCGACGGCGACGACCTGCCCGACCCGGCGCTGACCCTGCGGCTCGCGACCCTCGTCGCCGGGCTGCTCGACGACGGGTACCGCGTCCTCGTGCACTGCACGTTCGGTCGGAACCGCTCCGGGCTGGTGGTGTCGCTCGTCGTCCGCGAGGCGCTCGGCCTCACGGGCGCCGAGGCCCTCGCGCACGTGCAGCAGCACCGCGAGGGCACCGTCAACAACGCGCGCTTCGCGGAGTGGCTGCGCACCCTGCCGGCGCCGCGCTGA